In the Diprion similis isolate iyDipSimi1 chromosome 2, iyDipSimi1.1, whole genome shotgun sequence genome, one interval contains:
- the LOC124416071 gene encoding uncharacterized protein LOC124416071, with product MRIGGVTADGNGSIRLSHLITTNPASLALHYLHRVALDRSTRRGGDQTSGERGSRTRALRREAVYHLIRPQTHSSSTHLEGETSDIGQYYISMHIINAIKYSLLT from the exons ATGCGAATAGGGGGAGTTACTGCGGACGGTAATGGGTCTATTAGGCTGTCTCATTTAATAACAACGAATCCGGCTTCCCTCGCATTGCATTACTTACATCGGGTGGCATTAGATAGGTCTACTAGAAGAGGGGGAGACCAAACCTCGGGTGAGAGGGGTTCGCGGACGAGAGCGCTGCGTCGAGAGG CCGTTTACCATTTGATTAGGCCTCAAACTCACTCCAGCTCTACGCACCTCGAGGGCGAGACATCTGACATCGGACAATATTACATTTCCATGCATATTATCAACGCGATTAAGTATTCACTGCTGACATAA